A window of the Brevinematales bacterium genome harbors these coding sequences:
- a CDS encoding polyphosphate kinase 2 family protein: MYDKYRVAEDTHVKLKDYDPADNGKFDKAEMEEKTAKNLEAMDELQYKLYAEGKRSLLIVLQAMDAGGKDGTIRKVFGILNPQGVHVTPFKSPTAEELSHDFLWRIHRNTPAKGLIGIFNRSHYEDVLIVRVNDWIGDKECERRYKQINEFERMLTDSGTTVLKFYLHISKDEQKKRFMERLNDPSKKWKFCKGDLDTRKQWDKYMQQFEDVFRNTSTGRAPWYIVPADNKRYRNLVISSVVRETLEKMDLKYPEPEEGLEGLVIE, translated from the coding sequence ATGTACGATAAATACCGGGTTGCCGAGGATACGCATGTCAAACTGAAAGATTACGACCCCGCCGACAACGGGAAATTCGATAAGGCCGAGATGGAGGAGAAGACCGCGAAAAATCTCGAAGCGATGGACGAGCTCCAATATAAACTCTACGCCGAGGGGAAACGTTCGCTTCTCATCGTGCTTCAGGCGATGGACGCGGGCGGAAAGGACGGCACTATCCGCAAGGTGTTCGGCATCCTGAATCCGCAGGGCGTGCATGTTACCCCGTTCAAGTCGCCGACCGCCGAGGAGCTTTCCCACGACTTCCTCTGGCGTATCCACAGGAACACTCCCGCGAAGGGGTTGATCGGCATCTTCAACCGTTCCCACTACGAGGACGTGCTGATCGTGCGGGTCAACGACTGGATCGGCGATAAGGAGTGCGAACGGCGCTATAAGCAGATCAACGAGTTCGAGCGGATGCTGACCGACAGCGGCACGACCGTCCTGAAGTTCTATCTCCATATATCGAAGGACGAGCAGAAGAAGCGTTTCATGGAACGGCTGAACGACCCATCGAAGAAGTGGAAGTTCTGCAAGGGCGACCTCGATACCCGCAAGCAATGGGACAAATATATGCAGCAGTTCGAGGATGTATTCCGTAATACCAGTACCGGGCGCGCGCCGTGGTACATCGTACCGGCGGATAACAAGCGTTACCGGAACCTTGTCATCAGCAGTGTAGTCAGGGAGACCCTCGAGAAGATGGACCTCAAGTACCCGGAGCCGGAAGAAGGGCTGGAGGGACTCGTCATCGAATAG
- a CDS encoding chitobiase/beta-hexosaminidase C-terminal domain-containing protein has protein sequence MKRRSGLWVLFIAALFGVLAACAGPAADGDKTTTPKVAKPSIIPGGGVFLTNQYAWMTCGTAGATIKYTIDGTDPRTSGTAITGTNVVITYTLTLKACAAKDGMTVSDVESSTISILKIRYAGTASGGYDSGFAYPVVVGDTLFFEGKDASATRLAYGFDGAAVYDLNINTGCDYVSNFMSPVSFYGLVFFRGVATNGAEKLYFCVNSYICDAVIDSGCDYISGFSEPFVSGNKLYFRGFDGSKFKAYAHDGSSIINLTVAAGSDYNRDFANGIEYNGALYFRGDNNVGKLPLYVILNGAITNVPITSSVYVSGFDYPILYGNDLYFEGNNSMAQEHVYYFDGSSIKDVGDFSMDYQRFFQEPIIFDGRIFFKGHNDPWLAGIDKMYYIDSMGVFNTMNDSLEYTNKFYYPVVAGSNLLFGGIDTAGTYLPFVFDGSVISTVLNNSSLLEYYENPVYYSTMVFFRGQGPAAKYYPFVYDGQAIQNIDADGGVTFDSEFGAPVLFNGALYFEGYNGLKKVIFKISE, from the coding sequence ATGAAAAGACGAAGCGGTTTATGGGTGTTGTTTATCGCGGCGCTTTTTGGGGTACTTGCCGCATGTGCCGGTCCTGCTGCTGACGGGGATAAGACGACCACCCCGAAAGTGGCGAAACCTTCCATCATACCCGGGGGCGGTGTGTTCCTGACCAACCAGTATGCATGGATGACATGCGGGACTGCGGGCGCGACGATCAAGTACACGATCGACGGTACCGACCCGCGCACGAGCGGTACGGCTATTACAGGTACGAATGTCGTTATAACTTACACTTTGACGCTGAAGGCGTGCGCGGCTAAGGACGGGATGACCGTATCGGACGTCGAATCCTCGACTATATCGATACTGAAGATCCGTTACGCGGGCACGGCAAGCGGGGGTTATGACAGCGGTTTTGCCTATCCCGTAGTGGTGGGGGATACCCTCTTCTTCGAGGGAAAGGACGCATCCGCGACCCGTCTGGCGTATGGGTTTGACGGAGCGGCGGTGTACGACCTGAATATCAACACAGGCTGCGATTATGTGAGCAATTTCATGTCGCCGGTATCGTTCTACGGGCTGGTCTTTTTCCGGGGCGTGGCTACCAACGGGGCTGAAAAATTATATTTCTGCGTGAACTCCTATATCTGCGATGCCGTTATCGACAGCGGATGCGACTATATTTCCGGGTTCAGCGAACCTTTTGTTTCCGGTAACAAGCTGTACTTCCGGGGCTTCGACGGGAGTAAGTTCAAAGCTTACGCGCATGACGGGAGTTCAATTATCAATTTGACCGTGGCAGCGGGGAGTGATTATAACAGGGATTTCGCCAACGGGATCGAGTATAACGGGGCGCTGTATTTCCGGGGGGATAACAATGTCGGAAAACTTCCGCTATATGTGATCCTGAACGGCGCGATTACCAACGTACCGATAACTTCGAGCGTTTATGTGAGCGGCTTCGACTACCCGATTCTCTATGGAAACGACCTTTATTTCGAGGGCAATAACTCCATGGCTCAGGAGCATGTCTACTATTTTGACGGCAGCTCCATCAAGGATGTCGGGGACTTTTCGATGGATTACCAGCGTTTCTTCCAGGAACCTATTATCTTCGACGGAAGGATATTCTTCAAAGGACATAATGACCCGTGGCTGGCGGGTATCGATAAAATGTACTATATCGACAGCATGGGCGTTTTTAACACGATGAACGATTCGCTGGAATACACCAACAAGTTCTATTATCCGGTTGTCGCGGGGAGTAATCTCCTGTTCGGCGGTATCGATACCGCGGGAACCTATCTCCCGTTCGTATTCGACGGTTCGGTCATATCGACCGTACTGAATAACTCGTCGCTGCTAGAGTATTACGAAAACCCGGTCTATTATTCGACGATGGTGTTCTTCCGCGGCCAGGGTCCCGCGGCGAAGTATTATCCGTTCGTCTATGACGGGCAGGCGATCCAGAATATCGACGCCGACGGCGGGGTAACATTCGACAGCGAGTTCGGCGCCCCGGTACTCTTCAACGGCGCGCTCTATTTCGAGGGGTATAACGGGTTGAAAAAAGTGATTTTCAAGATTTCCGAATAG
- a CDS encoding hemerythrin family protein: MDFIEWRDELNTNIALIDTQHKKLVGIINTLHEAMNHGKGGQALAEVFAELESYTAVHFTDEENLLIKHKYPELDAQKTQHHDFIEKLAQHRKNFENGQMLVSLDVLNFLRDWLIKHIKYLDMKYVPFLASKGVH; this comes from the coding sequence ATGGATTTTATCGAATGGCGTGACGAACTGAATACGAATATAGCGTTAATCGACACCCAGCATAAAAAACTCGTCGGCATCATCAATACCTTGCATGAGGCGATGAACCACGGGAAGGGCGGCCAGGCTCTCGCTGAGGTGTTCGCCGAATTGGAAAGTTACACGGCGGTACATTTTACCGATGAGGAGAATTTACTCATCAAACATAAATACCCCGAATTGGACGCGCAGAAAACTCAGCACCATGATTTTATCGAAAAACTCGCGCAGCACCGGAAAAATTTCGAGAACGGGCAGATGCTCGTATCGCTCGACGTCCTGAATTTCCTGCGCGACTGGCTGATCAAGCATATCAAGTACCTTGATATGAAGTATGTCCCGTTCCTCGCGTCCAAAGGCGTACATTAA
- a CDS encoding bacteriohemerythrin, with translation MGYLQWSASLDIKIADIDNQHKKLVDLINSLHDAMREGKGKSVLESILDEMANYSAVHFTYEEKILSDNGYPELGRHKFQHDDFVSKVKQFKQDFASGKMLVSIEVLNFLRDWLISHIADSDKKYAVYLTEKGIK, from the coding sequence ATGGGATACCTGCAATGGAGCGCGAGTCTGGATATTAAGATCGCGGATATTGATAACCAGCATAAAAAGCTGGTCGATCTGATTAATTCGCTTCACGATGCGATGAGAGAAGGAAAGGGAAAGTCCGTCCTCGAATCTATCCTGGATGAGATGGCCAATTATTCCGCGGTGCATTTCACCTATGAGGAAAAAATACTCAGCGATAACGGATACCCGGAGCTGGGCAGGCATAAGTTCCAGCATGACGATTTTGTCAGTAAGGTGAAGCAGTTCAAGCAGGATTTCGCGTCGGGCAAGATGCTCGTCTCTATTGAGGTACTGAACTTCCTGAGGGACTGGCTGATTTCCCATATCGCGGATTCGGATAAGAAATACGCCGTCTACCTGACCGAAAAAGGGATTAAGTAA
- a CDS encoding hemerythrin domain-containing protein, with translation MKSHLEEFQKEHAEIKEAIKNVKDKGISTREGRNFLFSMKNMLIEHLKSEDKNLYPVLKQAGLKDKHIRETMELFIKDMDTVLEKVEDFFEKYSADSTGFDFARSFGGLCALLADRINREENILYQEYLSSLKKINEES, from the coding sequence ATGAAGAGCCATCTGGAAGAATTTCAAAAAGAACATGCGGAAATTAAAGAGGCAATTAAAAATGTAAAAGATAAAGGGATATCCACCCGGGAAGGAAGGAATTTTCTTTTTTCTATGAAGAATATGCTGATAGAACATTTAAAAAGCGAGGATAAAAATCTATATCCTGTTTTAAAGCAAGCTGGTTTGAAAGACAAGCATATCCGCGAAACAATGGAACTGTTTATCAAGGATATGGATACTGTTTTAGAAAAAGTGGAAGATTTCTTTGAAAAATATTCTGCCGACAGTACTGGTTTTGATTTTGCCCGCTCCTTCGGCGGTTTATGCGCATTACTGGCGGATAGAATCAATCGTGAAGAAAATATTCTCTATCAGGAATACTTGAGCAGCCTTAAAAAAATCAATGAAGAATCCTAG
- a CDS encoding hemerythrin family protein translates to MGFMVWNDTLSVNIPEIDRQHQRLIDLINLLHDAMKQGKGKDVLSVTLDELAKYSVEHFTAEEKLMLKYQYPNYPAHKAEHESFIKKVTDFQNGFIEGKMLLSIEILTFLRDWTINHIAETDKKYIPFLSPKGLA, encoded by the coding sequence ATGGGATTTATGGTATGGAACGATACGCTGAGTGTAAATATCCCCGAGATTGATCGCCAGCACCAGCGCCTGATCGATCTGATAAATCTGCTGCATGACGCTATGAAGCAGGGGAAGGGCAAGGATGTTCTATCGGTAACCCTTGACGAACTTGCCAAGTATTCCGTGGAGCATTTCACTGCCGAGGAAAAACTGATGCTGAAGTATCAGTATCCCAATTATCCCGCGCATAAAGCGGAGCATGAGTCCTTTATAAAAAAAGTTACCGATTTTCAGAACGGTTTCATCGAAGGGAAGATGCTTCTTTCTATAGAAATATTGACCTTCCTGCGGGACTGGACTATCAATCATATAGCGGAGACGGATAAGAAATATATCCCGTTTTTAAGCCCGAAGGGGCTGGCATAA